Proteins encoded in a region of the Fibrobacter sp. UWB15 genome:
- a CDS encoding ComF family protein: MRWIENVGRFVFGAECLGCGKPSRKLDPWLCPECITELERESTVELAPGPDTYSLFPMRPLTRKLVHALKYRGISGVATYLVKHSSAVRCGVVREDLSLFPKPLYFVPVPLHRARYRERGYNQAEKIAAALAVVFGGKVCRWLRRRTFVVSQTKLSREQRERNVAYAFECVLKEIPASGTVVVVDDVFTTGATTSACLAAFGRNFPIPLKVCTLLYDEPASAVADYAADNRVEWEI, translated from the coding sequence ATGCGCTGGATTGAAAATGTGGGACGGTTTGTCTTCGGGGCGGAATGTCTTGGCTGCGGTAAACCATCCAGAAAATTGGATCCGTGGCTGTGCCCGGAATGTATCACGGAACTGGAGCGGGAGTCTACCGTGGAACTTGCCCCGGGGCCGGATACCTATAGCCTGTTCCCTATGCGGCCTTTGACCCGAAAGCTAGTACATGCGTTAAAGTACAGGGGGATTTCGGGGGTGGCGACTTATTTGGTCAAGCATTCGTCGGCGGTTCGTTGCGGGGTAGTGCGTGAAGATCTTTCCCTATTCCCGAAGCCGCTCTACTTTGTTCCTGTTCCGCTTCATCGGGCGAGGTATAGGGAACGCGGCTACAACCAGGCGGAAAAGATTGCGGCGGCCCTTGCGGTTGTTTTCGGCGGCAAGGTCTGCCGATGGCTTAGACGCCGGACATTTGTGGTTTCGCAGACCAAGTTGTCCAGGGAACAGCGTGAACGGAATGTCGCCTACGCTTTTGAATGCGTGCTGAAGGAAATCCCTGCTTCGGGGACGGTGGTGGTGGTGGACGATGTGTTTACTACGGGGGCGACGACTTCTGCGTGTCTTGCGGCGTTCGGGCGAAACTTTCCGATCCCGCTCAAGGTCTGTACTTTGCTTTATGACGAACCTGCTTCTGCGGTGGCGGACTATGCGGCGGACAACCGCGTTGAATGGGAAATCTAG
- a CDS encoding HD domain-containing phosphohydrolase, producing the protein MTEMDEKQAVESQRILELLFTYMPKIAAERKMDSLLVLMADLGRSIVAADRCSLWLVDEDSGELWTKVAHGVSELRIPYNAGFVGYSVRTGEPLLIKDAYQDPRFDRRSDEKTHYRTTSVLTVPLMNSAGRVMGVYQAINKQGENELGEAGVFSIQDLERLSLTAVYSAKTVESAMLNMELEATQREIIHILGDVSEYRSQETGDHIQRVAEISYMLAQFLGLPESEVERIRLAAPMHDLGKVGIPDAILNKPGRFTDDEYAIMKMHSEIGYNMLHNSKRKLLRFAADIARSHHERWDGRGYPKGLAGEEIPLAGRICSVADVLDALSSPRCYKQPWPEEKVKEEFQKQRGGQFQPELVDVLMEHWDEIYSLYRHQAD; encoded by the coding sequence ATGACGGAAATGGATGAGAAACAGGCTGTAGAATCCCAGAGGATACTGGAGCTATTGTTTACGTATATGCCGAAGATTGCGGCAGAACGTAAAATGGATAGCTTGCTTGTTCTGATGGCTGATTTGGGACGCTCCATTGTGGCGGCGGACCGTTGCTCCCTGTGGCTTGTCGACGAAGATAGCGGTGAATTGTGGACCAAGGTGGCCCATGGCGTAAGCGAACTTCGTATTCCCTATAATGCAGGCTTTGTCGGCTATTCCGTAAGGACGGGCGAACCGCTTCTGATTAAGGATGCCTACCAAGACCCTAGGTTCGACCGTCGATCTGATGAAAAGACGCATTACCGTACAACTTCTGTTTTGACGGTTCCGCTGATGAATTCGGCGGGTCGCGTGATGGGTGTGTACCAGGCGATTAACAAGCAGGGCGAAAACGAGTTGGGCGAAGCTGGCGTGTTTTCGATCCAGGACTTGGAACGCCTGAGCCTTACGGCTGTCTATTCTGCAAAGACCGTTGAATCTGCCATGTTGAACATGGAACTGGAAGCGACCCAGCGCGAAATCATTCATATTCTGGGTGATGTTTCTGAATACCGCAGCCAGGAAACTGGCGACCACATTCAGCGCGTTGCCGAGATTTCTTACATGCTCGCGCAGTTCCTGGGGCTTCCTGAAAGCGAGGTGGAACGCATTCGCCTTGCTGCCCCGATGCACGATTTGGGCAAAGTCGGCATTCCCGATGCCATTTTGAATAAGCCCGGTCGCTTTACCGACGACGAATACGCTATCATGAAGATGCATTCCGAAATCGGCTACAACATGCTCCACAATTCCAAACGCAAGTTGCTCCGCTTTGCCGCTGATATTGCCCGTTCCCATCATGAACGCTGGGATGGCCGCGGTTACCCCAAGGGCCTTGCCGGAGAAGAGATTCCGCTGGCAGGCCGTATTTGCTCCGTTGCCGACGTGCTAGACGCCCTTTCTAGCCCGCGTTGTTACAAGCAGCCTTGGCCCGAAGAAAAGGTGAAGGAAGAATTCCAGAAACAGCGTGGCGGACAGTTCCAGCCGGAGCTGGTCGATGTCCTGATGGAACATTGGGACGAGATTTATAGCCTTTACCGCCACCAAGCCGATTAA
- the rodA gene encoding rod shape-determining protein RodA → MKPNRLLNRSIKFDWMFITLTLALMSVGVALVYSATIAEDTSVVELFWFKQIVYFIFGSVFAAALVFVRIDWLKRAAIPCYVLALVLLVVVLFFAGDVVKGAGRWIDFGIFKLQPSEFAKIAYLLTFSYWLSKHPVSLYKMKTFVVPFFLFIVPFALVLKQPDLSTALVFIAVTMVGFFFAGLTLTDMFLIVSPVFSVFFSHSQALVFEILWGLLICVVVFALFRRKLPKVLTAIILMANIFAGYASTMAWNMLEPHQQKRVNTFLDPMSDPLGDGYQVLQSLTAIGSGGLIGKGFGNGSQTNLAFLPEEHTDFIFSVLGEQFGFLGCAFVLVLYALFLWRATSISRLSSDPFVTLMVMGASTIFLFHIIVNIAMTIGLMPVTGLPLPFLSYGGSFALTCMVLVGFLLCLRYQARRR, encoded by the coding sequence ATGAAACCCAATCGGCTCCTTAACCGTTCAATCAAGTTTGACTGGATGTTCATTACGCTTACGCTTGCCTTGATGAGCGTGGGTGTTGCTCTTGTGTATTCTGCGACCATTGCCGAAGATACCTCCGTGGTTGAATTGTTCTGGTTCAAGCAGATTGTCTATTTCATTTTCGGAAGTGTTTTTGCAGCGGCTTTGGTGTTTGTGCGTATCGACTGGTTGAAGCGAGCTGCCATACCCTGCTACGTGTTGGCTTTGGTGTTGCTTGTTGTTGTGCTGTTTTTTGCCGGAGATGTGGTGAAGGGGGCCGGTCGCTGGATTGACTTTGGCATTTTCAAGTTGCAGCCTTCGGAATTTGCAAAGATTGCTTACCTGCTCACGTTCTCTTATTGGCTTTCGAAGCATCCTGTTAGCTTGTATAAAATGAAGACCTTCGTGGTGCCATTCTTCTTGTTTATTGTGCCTTTTGCCCTAGTGCTTAAGCAGCCTGACTTGAGTACGGCTCTTGTGTTTATCGCCGTGACTATGGTGGGATTCTTTTTTGCGGGCCTTACCCTGACTGACATGTTCCTGATTGTAAGTCCGGTGTTCTCGGTGTTTTTCTCCCATTCGCAGGCGCTTGTATTTGAAATCCTCTGGGGTCTTTTGATTTGCGTAGTTGTGTTTGCCCTGTTCCGCAGAAAGCTTCCGAAGGTCTTGACGGCGATTATCTTGATGGCAAACATTTTTGCAGGATATGCAAGCACCATGGCGTGGAACATGCTGGAACCTCACCAGCAAAAGCGCGTGAACACCTTCCTTGACCCCATGAGTGACCCGTTGGGCGATGGCTATCAGGTGTTGCAGTCCTTGACGGCAATCGGTTCGGGTGGCCTTATCGGTAAGGGTTTTGGAAACGGATCCCAGACCAACCTTGCCTTTTTGCCCGAAGAACATACGGACTTTATCTTTAGCGTTCTGGGGGAACAGTTCGGCTTTTTGGGTTGCGCCTTTGTGCTTGTGCTCTATGCCTTGTTCCTGTGGAGAGCCACCTCTATCAGCAGGCTGTCTTCGGACCCCTTCGTGACGCTTATGGTCATGGGGGCATCTACGATTTTCTTGTTCCACATTATTGTGAACATTGCGATGACCATCGGGCTTATGCCGGTGACGGGACTTCCCTTGCCGTTCCTTTCTTATGGTGGATCCTTCGCCCTTACCTGTATGGTGTTGGTGGGATTTTTGCTTTGCTTGCGTTACCAGGCACGTCGAAGATAA
- the mreD gene encoding rod shape-determining protein MreD: MNNFGWLKTFVLFVIVFALQMTVADWLSFFDVAPDFVMIFIVAVAIRRGPAAGCLWGFVAGFTQDVYAPIEWLGANTIAMTVVGYAVGQLEERFLSLNLPAKVGVLGLGFFVCDMIYYGVTGLSKDVVTNLFLTKSLPECIYTMLIGGIFFYLDLGSKKKKHA; the protein is encoded by the coding sequence ATGAATAACTTTGGGTGGCTAAAGACATTTGTTTTGTTTGTAATCGTGTTTGCCTTGCAAATGACGGTTGCCGATTGGTTGAGCTTCTTTGACGTAGCTCCTGATTTTGTGATGATTTTTATTGTGGCGGTGGCCATTAGAAGGGGCCCTGCAGCAGGTTGTCTTTGGGGCTTTGTGGCAGGCTTTACACAAGATGTGTATGCTCCGATAGAATGGCTCGGTGCAAATACGATTGCCATGACGGTGGTGGGCTATGCTGTCGGCCAACTTGAAGAACGATTCCTGTCTTTGAATTTGCCCGCCAAAGTGGGTGTCCTCGGCTTAGGTTTTTTTGTTTGCGACATGATTTACTATGGCGTTACCGGACTTTCAAAGGATGTGGTTACGAACCTGTTCTTGACGAAGTCGTTGCCGGAATGCATTTATACGATGTTGATTGGCGGAATATTCTTCTACCTGGATCTAGGCAGTAAAAAGAAGAAGCATGCTTAA
- a CDS encoding ubiquinone/menaquinone biosynthesis methyltransferase translates to MISPVRKMFDEIASRYDFLNHTLSCFQDILWRRSCCREIRKQKPGKRLLDLCGGTGDFAVTYEKINGKPDVAVLGDFSFGMLKGAIGKKMTAVPVQLDAMKMPFDDASFDVILNGFGMRNLPDAEGGLKESARVLANGGYLQVLEFFSPRNVFNKIFYKRLAPLFIPVLGAFFSKREAYEYLVNSVLRFLPVAEFVALAERNGFELVHVKPCFFGVAYRVLLRRRT, encoded by the coding sequence ATGATAAGCCCCGTGCGCAAGATGTTCGACGAGATTGCCAGCCGCTATGATTTTTTAAATCATACGCTCAGTTGCTTTCAGGACATTTTGTGGCGCCGCAGCTGCTGCCGTGAAATCAGGAAGCAGAAACCCGGCAAGCGCTTGCTCGATTTGTGCGGGGGAACAGGTGACTTTGCGGTTACTTACGAAAAGATCAACGGCAAGCCCGACGTGGCTGTGCTTGGTGATTTTTCTTTTGGCATGCTGAAGGGGGCAATTGGCAAGAAGATGACTGCGGTGCCCGTGCAGCTGGATGCCATGAAGATGCCCTTTGATGATGCGTCCTTTGACGTGATTCTGAATGGTTTTGGAATGCGTAACTTGCCCGATGCCGAAGGTGGCTTGAAGGAATCGGCGCGTGTACTTGCAAATGGGGGATATCTGCAAGTGTTGGAGTTCTTTTCGCCGAGAAACGTATTCAACAAGATTTTCTACAAGAGGTTGGCGCCGCTGTTTATTCCGGTGCTGGGAGCCTTTTTTAGCAAGCGCGAGGCCTATGAGTACTTGGTCAATTCGGTGCTTCGTTTTTTGCCGGTTGCCGAATTTGTGGCGTTGGCGGAACGAAACGGTTTTGAGCTGGTGCATGTGAAACCCTGCTTTTTTGGGGTGGCTTACCGCGTGTTACTGAGGAGACGGACATGA
- the mrdA gene encoding penicillin-binding protein 2, with translation MLKGMSENETLQNRNWNVLIYMTGVVVLFFILLMRLFSLQFTHYDENLQRSENNRIRKVVLVAERGYIYDRNGEVLVRNRPSYQIALSSVNMPRKKSERDSLFMKLLGIKDAAGERLFDSLSLDTAFQRSRWIKTRPIRLLEDATAEQVAIIEERSEELPGVMTVIESRREYPYGTMASHALGYTSEISEEQLKLPEYEGYMQGDRIGQKGLEQFYDKEFRGVNGMKLVEVNASGREVGSVDGVEGTEPIPGLRLVSTIDLRLQKVAEEAIPDTAKGALVAIDPRNGEILAMVSSPRLDPNIFSLKKRERNKGWAHVALDTMRPLTNRAISGTYPPASIFKLVTAGAGLENGILTENKYYSKPCTGGYQYGARYQKCWGTHGSLNVVNAIRLSCDVFFYQAGLDIDMNRINEFGRRFGLGEKPLGVDIPGEKAGWLPDSASFNQRNKRLGWRWARGLILNLSIGQGQIVTPLQQATLIGSLATGKGVYRPHFMKELRDSQGNVVRRYEPEIIRPGNMKPYTHRILLAAMDSVVNHPGGTGKRGALPNVRVGAKTGSGEWKKGEKTHAWYAAVAPLYDPEIAVAVIMEAAGGGGAVSGPIAKKVMEAYFENKLSEAKKNETQSAP, from the coding sequence ATGCTTAAGGGAATGTCTGAAAACGAGACCCTGCAAAACAGGAACTGGAATGTATTGATTTACATGACCGGTGTTGTGGTCTTGTTTTTTATTCTTTTGATGCGTCTGTTTTCGTTGCAGTTTACCCATTACGACGAAAACCTCCAGCGTTCCGAAAACAACCGCATTCGCAAGGTGGTGCTGGTGGCCGAACGCGGCTACATTTATGACCGCAATGGCGAAGTGTTGGTGCGCAACCGACCGTCTTACCAGATTGCCCTTTCTTCGGTAAACATGCCCCGCAAGAAATCGGAACGCGATTCCTTGTTCATGAAGTTGCTCGGCATTAAGGACGCTGCTGGTGAACGCCTGTTCGATTCGCTTTCGCTGGATACGGCTTTCCAGCGTTCCCGCTGGATTAAAACTAGACCTATTCGCTTGCTGGAAGATGCGACTGCAGAACAGGTGGCGATTATCGAAGAACGTTCCGAGGAATTGCCCGGCGTGATGACGGTGATTGAATCCCGCCGCGAATACCCTTATGGGACGATGGCTTCGCATGCACTCGGGTACACGAGTGAAATTTCCGAAGAACAGCTCAAGTTGCCGGAGTACGAAGGCTATATGCAGGGGGACCGCATTGGACAAAAAGGACTTGAGCAGTTTTACGACAAGGAATTCCGTGGCGTAAACGGGATGAAGCTTGTGGAAGTGAACGCTTCCGGCCGTGAGGTGGGTTCTGTTGACGGAGTCGAGGGAACCGAACCGATTCCGGGACTCCGTCTGGTGTCTACGATCGATTTGCGCTTGCAGAAGGTGGCCGAAGAAGCGATTCCCGATACGGCAAAAGGGGCGCTTGTTGCGATTGACCCGCGAAACGGGGAAATCTTGGCGATGGTATCGTCGCCAAGGCTCGATCCGAATATTTTCTCGCTCAAGAAGAGAGAGCGCAACAAGGGCTGGGCGCACGTTGCGCTTGATACCATGAGACCGCTTACGAACCGTGCGATTTCGGGTACGTACCCGCCGGCATCTATTTTTAAATTGGTGACGGCAGGTGCAGGCCTTGAAAATGGAATCCTGACCGAGAACAAGTACTATTCTAAACCCTGTACGGGTGGCTACCAGTACGGCGCGCGTTACCAGAAATGCTGGGGCACGCACGGCAGCTTGAACGTGGTGAACGCCATCCGCTTGAGTTGTGATGTGTTCTTTTACCAGGCCGGTCTCGATATCGACATGAACCGAATCAATGAATTCGGCAGGCGCTTTGGCTTGGGCGAAAAACCTCTCGGTGTCGATATCCCTGGCGAAAAGGCGGGCTGGCTTCCGGATTCGGCCTCGTTTAACCAGAGGAACAAGCGCCTGGGTTGGCGTTGGGCCCGCGGATTGATTTTGAATCTTTCTATTGGTCAGGGACAGATTGTGACGCCCTTGCAGCAGGCGACCCTGATTGGATCGTTGGCGACGGGCAAAGGCGTGTATAGGCCCCACTTTATGAAGGAACTGCGCGATAGCCAGGGAAACGTGGTGCGCCGTTACGAACCGGAAATCATTCGACCCGGCAACATGAAACCGTATACCCATCGTATTTTGCTTGCCGCCATGGATTCCGTGGTGAACCATCCGGGCGGTACGGGTAAACGCGGCGCACTCCCGAATGTGCGAGTGGGAGCAAAGACCGGTTCCGGTGAATGGAAGAAGGGGGAAAAGACCCACGCTTGGTATGCGGCGGTAGCTCCCTTGTACGACCCGGAAATTGCCGTGGCAGTGATTATGGAGGCGGCCGGTGGCGGTGGCGCTGTATCTGGCCCGATTGCGAAGAAAGTAATGGAAGCCTATTTTGAAAACAAGTTGAGTGAGGCGAAAAAAAATGAAACCCAATCGGCTCCTTAA
- a CDS encoding CotH kinase family protein: protein MNSLALLSGLGLVFTGIMACSTEDTTSTREHETPLPARVESTVVVDSNGNQTTIYDTIPQVLDSTRQIDPVTGDTVTVYDTTYIPADTTPHWVGNSALIITEISPVNLNWLDENGDDPGWIEIYNAGDVSANLKGYSLVENLEKPRKWVFGDELIAAKSFRVVFCDKNNVTAVPPDDGSNLHQRTHTNWKLNKDSGTVYLLDQYYGIRDTVKYSKIGAGMSWGIVDGGSWKFFDKPTPEQPNNVSDGYEGVTPSISFGEHGGGFYNGSVTLNKPNVPEGVTVRCTKDGSVPTKNSEKFESDMKIESTTVLRCAAFKDGLLTKEVTTNTYFIDETANMPVVAVSVDPSFFEKYYKKTNGGTPDMDHDQMYAPNESYPNDSGELPVHVEYYEKGRSSKGKAWEADGGISLMGGWSRMERKKSVAIVMREEYGGTWLKYPLFETRKGVNDKYKGFNLRNNGNRFVSDYFADAVGGAILEGSGVDYQRSRQVVVFYNGKYYGIHDMRERFNKNFVETNYGIDASSVTFLKHLGLKVEASNGTPDEYLAMLEYAAAHDFSADEEAYNYMSQLMDMGNFANYMLAEMYVHNGDWPNNNVRVWKAPESPLWKFMIYDLDHGFDWDWGVEGFGKHENMFNWVKQGGRSNGSCYTSSKDKFTGDKAHCFHVLYTRLIENPNFKRLFLNHAAVMLSSFLNADNVEKNRAFLAGMLNSEDVARDMDVEAYRERRSEYGHFDKEGKDLTTWAQSRDSEFLSEIQEEFGVGSMTSVSITASGNGSIVMDGMTLPSANYKAKFFAGNAMVLTAIPAAGAVFGGWTGCEPMAGAPESCIATVAEGLSITATFK, encoded by the coding sequence ATGAATAGCCTTGCTTTGTTGAGCGGACTTGGTTTGGTTTTTACGGGCATTATGGCTTGTTCTACCGAAGATACAACTTCGACGAGAGAACACGAAACACCGTTGCCGGCAAGGGTTGAATCGACGGTTGTTGTCGATAGCAACGGAAACCAGACAACTATTTATGACACTATTCCCCAGGTTCTCGATTCAACAAGGCAGATTGACCCGGTTACCGGTGATACGGTTACGGTGTATGATACCACGTATATACCTGCCGATACGACTCCCCATTGGGTTGGTAACTCGGCCCTGATCATTACTGAAATTTCCCCGGTGAACTTGAACTGGCTTGATGAAAATGGCGACGATCCGGGTTGGATTGAAATTTACAATGCAGGAGATGTTTCTGCAAACCTCAAGGGTTATTCGCTTGTCGAAAATCTGGAAAAGCCGCGCAAGTGGGTTTTTGGTGATGAACTGATTGCTGCCAAGTCCTTCCGTGTCGTGTTCTGCGACAAAAACAATGTGACTGCAGTTCCTCCCGATGATGGTTCTAACTTGCATCAGCGCACCCATACCAATTGGAAGCTGAATAAGGACAGCGGAACGGTTTACTTGCTTGACCAGTATTACGGAATCCGTGACACGGTCAAGTATTCGAAAATCGGTGCGGGCATGAGCTGGGGTATTGTCGATGGCGGTTCCTGGAAGTTCTTTGACAAGCCGACTCCCGAACAGCCGAATAATGTGTCTGATGGTTACGAAGGTGTTACTCCTTCTATCAGCTTTGGCGAACATGGCGGCGGATTCTATAACGGTTCTGTGACTTTGAACAAGCCGAACGTTCCGGAAGGCGTGACTGTACGTTGCACTAAGGACGGTTCTGTTCCGACAAAGAATTCCGAAAAGTTTGAATCGGACATGAAGATTGAATCGACCACGGTTCTTCGCTGCGCCGCATTCAAGGACGGCCTCCTTACCAAGGAAGTGACAACCAATACCTACTTCATCGATGAAACGGCTAACATGCCTGTGGTGGCGGTGAGCGTAGATCCGAGCTTCTTTGAAAAGTATTACAAGAAGACGAATGGCGGTACGCCCGATATGGATCATGACCAGATGTATGCTCCGAATGAGTCTTATCCGAATGATTCTGGAGAACTTCCGGTTCACGTGGAATACTACGAAAAGGGCAGAAGCAGCAAGGGCAAGGCCTGGGAAGCCGATGGCGGCATTTCTTTGATGGGCGGCTGGAGCCGTATGGAACGCAAGAAGTCTGTCGCTATCGTAATGCGCGAAGAGTATGGCGGAACCTGGTTGAAGTATCCTTTGTTCGAAACCCGCAAGGGCGTGAACGACAAGTACAAGGGATTCAACCTGCGTAACAACGGTAACCGTTTTGTGAGCGACTACTTTGCCGATGCGGTGGGTGGTGCCATTCTTGAAGGCAGTGGCGTGGATTACCAGCGTAGCCGCCAGGTGGTGGTGTTCTACAATGGTAAGTACTACGGCATTCACGATATGCGTGAACGTTTCAACAAGAACTTTGTAGAAACGAATTACGGAATCGATGCTTCGTCGGTCACCTTCCTCAAGCATTTGGGACTGAAAGTGGAAGCCAGCAATGGTACCCCTGACGAATACCTTGCCATGCTGGAATATGCCGCTGCACACGATTTTTCTGCAGATGAAGAAGCGTATAACTACATGTCGCAACTTATGGATATGGGCAACTTTGCCAACTACATGCTTGCCGAAATGTACGTTCATAACGGTGACTGGCCGAACAATAACGTGCGCGTTTGGAAAGCTCCGGAATCTCCGCTTTGGAAGTTCATGATTTATGACCTTGACCATGGCTTTGATTGGGATTGGGGCGTCGAAGGCTTTGGCAAGCATGAAAACATGTTTAACTGGGTCAAGCAGGGTGGGCGCTCTAATGGATCCTGTTATACAAGTAGCAAGGATAAATTTACTGGAGATAAGGCCCATTGCTTCCATGTCCTTTACACGCGCTTGATTGAAAACCCCAACTTCAAGCGACTCTTCCTGAACCATGCTGCAGTAATGCTTAGCTCATTCTTGAACGCAGACAACGTTGAGAAAAATAGAGCATTCCTTGCTGGCATGCTGAATTCGGAAGATGTTGCTAGAGATATGGATGTGGAAGCCTATAGGGAAAGAAGAAGTGAGTATGGCCATTTCGATAAGGAAGGCAAAGATCTTACGACTTGGGCACAAAGCCGCGATTCGGAGTTCCTGTCTGAAATTCAGGAAGAATTTGGCGTTGGCAGCATGACTTCTGTCTCGATTACCGCCAGTGGCAATGGCTCTATCGTTATGGATGGCATGACGTTGCCGAGTGCAAATTACAAGGCCAAGTTCTTTGCCGGAAACGCAATGGTGCTGACGGCTATCCCCGCAGCAGGTGCCGTATTCGGTGGATGGACGGGTTGCGAACCTATGGCCGGTGCACCGGAATCGTGTATCGCGACGGTTGCAGAAGGCCTGTCTATCACGGCAACCTTCAAGTAA
- a CDS encoding UbiX family flavin prenyltransferase: MSRYILGVTGASGAIYAARTAMHLKRLGHHVTALVTPPGRGVVAYEGQEDLFEYVDEQPDVKNFFAECASGSADYAGMVVVPCSMGTLGRITAGTSDNLLIRTADVCLKERRPLVVVPREMPYNLVHLDNMTRLTRMGGIVIPAAPHFYDRPKTIEELVDTVVARILVHLGALTTADNIVKPWKGIRIPAAKSKTPSVKHLAKVRAKKK, from the coding sequence ATGAGTCGATATATTTTGGGGGTAACCGGTGCAAGTGGCGCCATTTATGCCGCACGCACTGCCATGCATTTGAAACGCCTGGGACATCACGTGACGGCGCTCGTGACTCCGCCGGGCAGGGGCGTGGTTGCTTACGAAGGGCAAGAAGACTTGTTCGAGTATGTGGACGAGCAACCCGATGTGAAGAATTTTTTTGCCGAGTGCGCTAGCGGTAGCGCCGATTATGCAGGAATGGTGGTGGTGCCTTGCTCCATGGGAACTCTTGGCCGCATTACCGCCGGGACCTCCGACAACTTGCTGATTCGAACGGCTGATGTCTGCCTCAAGGAACGCCGCCCGCTGGTTGTGGTGCCGCGCGAAATGCCTTACAACCTGGTTCACCTGGACAACATGACGCGTCTGACGCGAATGGGCGGGATCGTGATTCCGGCGGCGCCTCATTTTTATGACCGTCCGAAAACAATCGAAGAATTGGTTGACACCGTAGTCGCTAGAATCCTGGTTCACTTGGGTGCGCTTACGACAGCTGATAACATCGTGAAACCGTGGAAGGGAATCCGCATTCCGGCGGCGAAGTCCAAGACGCCTTCGGTGAAGCACCTGGCTAAGGTGAGAGCGAAAAAGAAATAG
- a CDS encoding 4-hydroxybenzoate octaprenyltransferase: protein MLKKILEFGHMVRFSHSLFAMPFAIGSMWVAAAGFRGMDATEAVKIVALIVGCMVTARNSAMSFNRIADADIDAKNPRTAKRHLPAGRLSKASVIAFLAVNGVLFVAFAALLQPLAGLLALPVWLLLLSYSYWKRFSWLCHWFLGFAIGMSPLGAWIAIRGEFAVFPVFLLVILMLWMGGFDIIYATQDEEVDRAMGLHSVPARFGRKRALQIAFWSHVAMLVLCVAFGVFWGMGLPWWVVMGLMTAAILYIHLFRKSDDLDAMNRDFFLANVAISVLVMIGLIVWICLGGNVDALY from the coding sequence ATGCTGAAAAAGATTCTTGAATTCGGCCACATGGTGCGCTTCAGTCATTCGCTTTTCGCGATGCCTTTTGCGATTGGTTCCATGTGGGTGGCGGCTGCAGGTTTCCGTGGCATGGATGCCACGGAGGCGGTGAAGATAGTTGCGTTGATTGTGGGCTGTATGGTCACCGCCCGCAACAGCGCCATGAGCTTCAATCGCATTGCCGACGCCGATATCGATGCCAAGAACCCGCGTACCGCAAAGCGCCACTTGCCTGCGGGGCGCCTGAGCAAGGCGTCGGTCATTGCGTTCCTTGCCGTTAATGGGGTGCTGTTTGTTGCTTTTGCCGCGCTGTTGCAACCGCTCGCCGGTCTGCTTGCTTTACCCGTGTGGCTCTTGCTGCTTTCTTATTCTTATTGGAAACGCTTTAGTTGGCTTTGCCATTGGTTCCTAGGCTTTGCAATCGGCATGAGCCCGCTTGGTGCCTGGATTGCCATTCGCGGCGAGTTCGCGGTGTTTCCAGTTTTCTTGCTCGTGATTCTGATGCTCTGGATGGGCGGCTTCGATATCATTTACGCGACCCAGGACGAAGAGGTTGACCGCGCCATGGGACTGCATTCGGTGCCGGCCCGCTTTGGACGCAAACGTGCTTTGCAGATTGCCTTCTGGAGCCATGTCGCGATGCTTGTGCTCTGTGTCGCATTCGGCGTGTTCTGGGGCATGGGACTGCCTTGGTGGGTGGTAATGGGGCTCATGACCGCCGCAATCCTCTACATTCACTTGTTCCGTAAATCCGATGACTTGGATGCCATGAACCGCGACTTCTTTTTGGCCAACGTTGCCATTAGCGTTCTCGTGATGATTGGACTTATTGTATGGATTTGCTTGGGAGGTAATGTCGATGCCCTTTACTAA